The genomic DNA AGGACAAAGGAGTTCAGAGAAGGAAAATAGCTCACCGGAAGGAACGCAGGTTTCCGTCAGGTACAGAAGTTCCAGGTGCAGGGtgagaaaaagataatttaggATTAAGGTTTTATTCACCAGCGATGAGCAATGCCAACCGGCTCTCAGTTACCTTGTCCCTGCCAGAGGCGTGTCTCAGCTTGCTTCTGTGTTGTACGCCAGTGGTGGTACGGAGGTGAAAGCATAAAACTGTCTATATTAGGCAGGTGGCATGATGGAAACACTAGTCCTGAAAAAAAAGGTCATTCATTGATCTGGGTCAAAGTCAAGAGATGTGAAAGTTTACTCAGGAAAAAACTTTCATGTTCAGATCAGGAGCAGGCTCAAGAACAAGAAAGAGTTTGGCCAAAAGGGCAACACATCGACGGGTTTAGAAGTTTTCTTGAGTGAAAGCTCAAAATTTTATATTTGAAAATAATTAACAGTGTAGTCCAGTCTGGACCAATTAAATTTGCAAGGCATACCTCTTGCAGAAACCCAGCAGATAATCTAAAGATTGCTTTTATTAAAGCATTTCAGATTACAGGTGAAATATTGAAAGCTACTGACTTAGTTTCTGATAACAGCATAGGTGGTACATGAGGACAGGTCTGATGGTCTGATCTCTTAGCCCATAGATGAGAGAACTCAGGCATCTGGGTAAGATAATAAAGCACACATAAAATACATTCTGAacccatgaaaatattgtcattgTTACAGTTCTTGAAAGAGCTATGAGCAAAGGGTTATTAATAGTTGAGCAGAGACTCAGGCACAGCTGCATCATATTAAGCAGCAGAGTGTTTCGAGCTTTACGGGCTAAAGCTTTGTTTGCAGAGGCCGACCTGGCTGCTAATATTACGCCGATATAAGAAAAAATGACTGCCACACCAGCTGATACAAACACTAAACATGTGAAGGCTGTATCATATTGATCAGACCTTGTCCCGAGTAATACAGCTATGTTAGAACAACGGTCTTTCACCTGCAGATTTTTCAACATTTcaaatggaaagaaaaagatGAGTCTGGTGAGATTATTTAGTGAGCTGATGATCCAGATTACAATGATAGCAGCCCCTGTGTTTCTGATGGTGATGACGGTAGGATACCTCAGTGGGTAGCACACAGCTACATATCTCTCCAGAGGCATCACCGAAAGGGTGAGAGGGGAGATCCCAGTGGTGAGATTGGCCAACGAGCTGAGAAATCCACATACAGGATATGGCAATTTTACTCTAAAAatagagagcaggaaaagaacCTGACTCTGTGCCAGCTGCACAGTGTCTGCAAAAAGGAGGTTATACAGAAGAATGTAACGGGGAGTGTCACGAAATACAGGTTTACTCCTCAGTGTGAACAACATGGTCCCATTaatgaagagaaaaataaaagatggaaCTGTTGACAGAGTGGAAATAATAATTACCCTCAGTAGCTCCTGATACTGCACTTCAATAGACATGTTAGTGTAAGACTGAGATACATTCGACATTACAGAGAAAGTTTTATATGTAAAACATTAACCTGTTAAAGCACAAACGCCCAACGAGTGCAATATTCCTACAGGAGAAAAGGAATACTAAAACatctttaaaacaacaaaagccTGATGGttcacagcaaaagtgcaaaagaTTTCCCTGTTCCTTGTACAGGCAGCCTGCAGGTTACAATCAGTGCTGGTCTGTACACTTGGTTTGATCTTGCATACAATTTATGAGCTCTGTCCTCACAACATTGTCACATGACACAGCAACTGAGTCCTGAGTGATGCAATTGTTCTTCCACTATTACCCGTAATGGCTGTCCTGTACCTGTGGTACTTTCTACCACTGTGGTTTGTTTGGTTTACTTTGTTGTTGAATAAAATCACTTCAACtttcttttagtgttattttgtattttcttgtacTTATGActtttgcagtaaaaaaaaaaatctacttgtGAGAATGCGCCTCTGTCCGCCGATCCAGCAATTTGAAATCTTTGCATTTCAGGATACTATTTTTAATAAACAGTAAGCATTATACATATcgtccttgcaacattggaatttcttaaatgaatgaatcgcttggcttgcaaaagtattacGTCACAACAATGtaattggtcacttgcaatgttgaacctggaacaacatttattatgatgatgtgggaacaacaccaacaccagGATATCAGATCATCTGTCATGTGACACTCAGTTGC from Oreochromis niloticus isolate F11D_XX linkage group LG10, O_niloticus_UMD_NMBU, whole genome shotgun sequence includes the following:
- the LOC100706229 gene encoding odorant receptor 131-2-like codes for the protein MSNVSQSYTNMSIEVQYQELLRVIIISTLSTVPSFIFLFINGTMLFTLRSKPVFRDTPRYILLYNLLFADTVQLAQSQVLFLLSIFRVKLPYPVCGFLSSLANLTTGISPLTLSVMPLERYVAVCYPLRYPTVITIRNTGAAIIVIWIISSLNNLTRLIFFFPFEMLKNLQVKDRCSNIAVLLGTRSDQYDTAFTCLVFVSAGVAVIFSYIGVILAARSASANKALARKARNTLLLNMMQLCLSLCSTINNPLLIALSRTVTMTIFSWVQNVFYVCFIILPRCLSSLIYGLRDQTIRPVLMYHLCCYQKLSQ